ACTTCAACTCTCAGCTTGGCGAGTTCAGAGCGTATTCTCTCCAGCTTTTCTCTAAGCGCCTCCTTCTCGAATCGCAGCTTACGTATGAGGTCACGTCTTTCCTCGTCTCGTAAAGGCCTACTGCAGAGTGGGCACCGACCGTGTGCGGATGCAAGCTTCACAATATTCTCCTCTATATCGTGTATCTTTGACTCGATATTGCCTCTCTCACGAGTTAATGAATCGATACGAGCCCGCATAGAATCAATACGTGACTTCAGTTGCTCCTCCATACTGGCCAGCCTGGATACGACTTCACCGATATCGATAACTACGCCAGCTCTTATGTTGAGGAGTTTGCGTGCCATAGCTGCTATGTTCTGTTCGATGTCTCGCAGTTTTTGTTGCAGGTCTTCTCTGTGTTTTCGTAGATTCTGTAACCTCTCGCGGAGAGAGCGTACTCTCTCCTCAAGGCTAACGGCCTTCTCGTACGCTTCACGCATCTTCTCATATTCTGATAACTCGCTCCTCAGTTCCTCGTACTCCTTGCGAATCTGCTCATACTCCTCGATTCGTCTCTTTAAAGACTCCATACGTTTCGCGATAGAGCGTAACTCGTTGGCGGTGTTAACAGCCTCTCGAAGGAGGTTTAGGTGTGCAGCGACACTCTCATACTCCGCCAGCTCTGCGATACTATCTTCGATAGTGGCGAGTCTCTCGAGCACATCTGCTTTTTCACTTTCAAGTCTTTTGAGTTCCTCCCTCTTAGACTCGAGTATGTACGATTTTGCTTCCAGCTCTTTGACCTTATCTTCAATTCTTGACCTCTCGTTCTTAATCCTCTCAACTTCTCTCTTTGCTGCTTCTAGTTCACGCTGAAGCCTCTCAAATTCCTCTTCTACTCCTTTCAGCTCCTCCATACGCTCCTTAATGCGTTTCAGCTCGTTTTCGAGAAACTTTAGAACGTCCCTAGCTTGGCGCTCGCGTAACTGCCATTCACGTAGTACGAAGCGTATCTTTTCATATGCTTTCTCAATGGCATCGAGTCCTAGCAGTCTATTCACATACTCCTTGCGACGGCTACTCTCAATTATCTCTGCGAGTTCTCCCTGCTGAGCTATGAATGCAACCCTTGCAACCTCCTTACGTACGCCGAGGAGCTTCTCAACCTCAGCTACTACACTCCTAACGTCACGTGCCAGTAGCCTCCTCGTGTTTCCCAGTTCTTCAACTAGGATAGCGCTTTGTGTTCTACCGCTAGCGTCTAACTTACGTTCAACGAGAAACCTCTTGCCACCCACCTCGAACCATACACGAATAAGTGCATAGGAGGCGCCAAGTCTAACAAGGTGCTTATTGCTCTTGCCGCGGTTGTGAAAGTCGAAAAGCGCGAAGGTTATAGCATCGATTATGCTAGATTTGCCAGCACCATTAGGCCCAACTATAGCGACTATACCCGTATCGAACTCGAGTCTAGTATGACGGTGGCTAAGGAAGTTTATCAGTTCGACACCCCGGATTATCATTGGGTTCCACCTCCATACCTCTTCTTGAAGAACTCTTCAACAACAAGGCGTATCTCATAGTCGCGTGCTCCTGCTGCAACCTTCTCTATAATATCATCGGCTAGCTTGGCTAATTCGCGGTCGCCAAGCAGTTTTACCAGTAGCTCGAACCTGTCTAGTCTCGCGTCTGGCTCAAC
The Pyrolobus fumarii 1A DNA segment above includes these coding regions:
- a CDS encoding AAA family ATPase; protein product: MIIRGVELINFLSHRHTRLEFDTGIVAIVGPNGAGKSSIIDAITFALFDFHNRGKSNKHLVRLGASYALIRVWFEVGGKRFLVERKLDASGRTQSAILVEELGNTRRLLARDVRSVVAEVEKLLGVRKEVARVAFIAQQGELAEIIESSRRKEYVNRLLGLDAIEKAYEKIRFVLREWQLRERQARDVLKFLENELKRIKERMEELKGVEEEFERLQRELEAAKREVERIKNERSRIEDKVKELEAKSYILESKREELKRLESEKADVLERLATIEDSIAELAEYESVAAHLNLLREAVNTANELRSIAKRMESLKRRIEEYEQIRKEYEELRSELSEYEKMREAYEKAVSLEERVRSLRERLQNLRKHREDLQQKLRDIEQNIAAMARKLLNIRAGVVIDIGEVVSRLASMEEQLKSRIDSMRARIDSLTRERGNIESKIHDIEENIVKLASAHGRCPLCSRPLRDEERRDLIRKLRFEKEALREKLERIRSELAKLRVEVEKLEKMLREYSEYKSRLAMLMGYYEQLKGELSRVEKELRDIEEQLKESNLELMRLREVMEKYRILEEKRARLQALEGKLETLSVLREEYEELEAQALSLYERLEDISDRLGVSLDKLIEIDEDTVSAIEEKIRMLEKLRNERDQLRALLEQYDTRINVLREEIAKLEQDIQPLESLKARLEELRKAERELEDYIMRLNQEIGAAEQKLKEYKRLEKQHEEYEKEIEKRRAEYEKISRFVRDLERVKNALSPQGLPRLIRILARSMIERHVREILARFNIEFVDVKITDDYDVILVTRYGEKNFRMLSGGEKTALALAFRIAFARVLAGRGRVNTLILDEPTMYLDEHRKRELVNILRYGWHGGGKILPQLIIVTHDREIEDAADQVIEVDKSSSGESRVKIVTPLA